TGGATCTATATAAAGGcctattttgtaagttttatttccaCATTAATTGGTGGCagtaaaaatctttttaaaaaagtgCTGCCACTTTGGGTCTATATAAAGGCTCATTCTTATTTGCATTTATGTTAGTGAAAATTGCTTGATTTTGTGTTGTTCAGCTTTGTTTACTATTGGCTTTCTTATTTGTGTTGTTTTCTTGATAAGTATGATATCTCTTTCAAGGTACATAGAATTAGGATTacattgatagaatttgtaaatgtgaatggttacatttcttaattatttagaattattatcaaattgatagaatatgtaagtattgaggactaaatgtaTTATTGAACCAGTTAAAAAATGCTTTTCGTTGTCAATTTAActagtgaccaaaataggaaaaattcaaacatgagtgcctaaattgaaaatttttaaagttaaataaccaaaacaaaacgttaacataattgagtgacaatttgtataatttaccctttaaattatataaatcttATACCAATCGATATGTTTGGTACATACATTTGTAAGTCGATATTTGCAACGACAAATCTATACATAGcagaaattgaatcaaaataagcctaaattattttatatcgaTTTAATATCgaaaataatatgtatatggTATGGTCAGTAGTGATATCGACCTTCTTGGTGATTTATCAAAAGCACTCTCATCAATTTTTCTATAGTTCTTGCCACCTTCCTCCCTTCCTCTCGTATGCACGTTAGGGTGAATTTAGTTTGGTTCATTAAATAatgcttttttttatattttttcatattaaatttgaattttgagtttgatGATATATGATATCAATGGAAGTGAAGAAGAAGGGGGAAGATCTGCTCATGAAGAAGCATAAAAGAATGAGATCATAGAGTCGAATTTTGGGTCggattatgatatattttattataactatATAACAAAGTTTATTTTATGGATTTTGGATAttattgagtaaaattttagaatatttttcataaatatttataaaaattaaataaataaaaacaaccaaTAACTCTTGTAtggtatttaaaaattatataaaatatcaaattatcccattatttttaatataaaatgtttatttttacgtaaatataaaattaattaaaaatcctacATGTCAAGAATCGTTCAAGCATCACGATTCAAATATTCACCTTTTTTTAGAACCTAATGCGCATTTGATTCACTTTCCTTCTCCTCATGGTTTGACCATTTCCTCTAAGAGTATATAAACAGTTATTTCAGTCCGGTTTTTAATTTAACTGATTTAATTAACcatcatataaaataattgaacaAATCGACTTATATAGTGTAAACTGACATAACTGAACCGACTTAACATGATTTaagtaacttaaaataaatatattataaattatatatttaaattaaatattttaaaataatgaacataCTAATGTATTTAATCGATTTAACCAACTTAATTGACTTTTATAttataaactataaataaatttaaaatatgctaAAGGGGTATATATGCCCTTGAACTTTCatcaaaaaatcaattaagtttcTTCACGAAAAACGCTTAATTAAGTCCTCAAACTCTCAAATTCCatcaattaagtcatttgaCCAACGTTTTCCGTCTTTGACTGTTAGAGCCTTTACATGATCGTTAACGATGCTGATGTGGCACTCCATGCCAACGACAATCGTTGATGTGCCAATGTCATGttagcaaaaaattaaaatatcaatttttttaaaagaatttttttttttactttttaatggAATGAACTTGGATAATAATTTGTATAGGTGCATTCAtttcaaaacttaatttttcttttaaattagaaatatatttttaaaattttataaaattttaaaacattataaacatttataaaagtatcaaataaaattcaaaaatttcaaaaaattaaaaattaataaaaaaccaTTTAAAAGTTAAGTCCAAAATGAATCTAAACAAATGGTTGTCCAAATTTAGTGTGAAATCTAGACAATCATTTGTCCAAATTCAttgaagaatatttttaaattatataaattttaaaattattttatttaaaatttgatataataatttcaatattatagtaacaaatcgAATGACACtatcaaaggataaaaattttcaataatttatttaatttattttgatgttttgaaatttaaaatttcaatactaaaaaatttagaactttCGAGAAGGGTAAACAACTACTAaacaacaatttttaaaattattattttaatttctaccgcttttcactttaattcttaatttttttgctcggatcaagaattaagaaaaaaattaggtaaccaaaatgaaagtgacCGGACATGATTTAGTGTGTATGATCAATTGACATTAATGTTTTAACACTTGgttgactaaaatgaaaacaccctaaaaattaaatgaccaaattgtaagaaATTTTCTAGAGTGACCAAAGACACCCTAAAAGTTGGGTCATCACTACCGTAACGTTATGTTTGGTTCAACATAATAGCATAATTATTACAAGACGATTCAGTGTCCTGCAATAGAGTATATGGGTTTAGTTAACTGAATTTCCAAAACGGTGAATCACTAATTCCAACATTACTCGGTGAAGTTATTGAATAGCCATTCGGTAAAAAGGATTCTGAATGGCTATTCCAACCTCCCTCATGAATGTCATCCATTTTTTCTCCCAAACTAACCTTTCAAGCTTTGAAAATACTctctcaaatcaaaataaaacaaaacataatgaCATTGAAATGATTCAACAAGCAGCAAAGTAAAAtgcaaatcaaataaaaaaaacatgaaaaatgaagacataatagttaccatgagataaaataggatcatattgggagagtaGATTTATTCCaaaaagattaaggatatcctatgaggttaacacacttatgaaaaaGTCATTAGACGATCACACTACAGGAAATTAAgtttttagcgacgtttttagtggcgtttggaccGAAAATGCCGCAAAAGGTAAAGCAGTAGCGGCGTTTTTCTCATAAATGCCacaaaaggtaagcaatagcgacGTTTTTTCATAAACGCCAcaaaatatccttttatttttaatgaaattgcgCCGTTTTTGCTAGGTTTAGTTTTATCCCCAAATCAATTTCCTAAAATTccttatttttcccctaaaaatTTCCCCAAATCCCTTATTATTTTCCCTAAATCAAAATCCCCTAATCCCTTAGATTTTCCCCAACCTTCTGCTACATTATCGTTCGGCTGAGAAAGGGGAGTTCTAGGAATCTAGTCGCGATTCGGCTGAGAAGAAAGAGCCTGTGACACCTAGTAGTGATAGGTGTAGATGGTAAAAATCCTTGCCAGCAATTGATTGCCGCCTCTGCATCCGGCTAGGGTTCAACGAATAATTGAGAAGGCAACATCAAGTTTCCTTTTATCCTATCACCATGAGAGCCAAGGTAAtactattttcctttttgtctCAATTTGCTCTTATTTATACAATAGATCTTTGAATGATGTTTCATTTATGGCATCTTACATGATATGTAACAGTGGAAGAAGAAGCACATGAGAAGACTGAAGAGGAAGCGCCGAAAGATGATTTAAGGTAAGAATGTAAATGGGATGATTTaaaaagaagttgaatttgatatggtctttagcggcatttttggggaaagcgccgctaaaggtcatgttctatagtggcgtttttgtgaGAAACGCCGTTACAagtcatgttctatagcggcgtttttcacaTAAACGCCACAAAATTTAGCGGTGTTATCTATAACGGCATTTTTTGCAGCGCTTATCAAGACGCCGCAAATTATTTTAGCAGCACTTATAAGTGCCATTATAGGCCCAAAAAAACTACGCTAAAAACCTATTTGCTGTAGTGTCACTGATaaagtagctttcgtaatggtatgtcattaaggagagctcagtcacaatACTATGGTAAAATGACTTTGTGGCTagatgaatttataattaatagatgaaaaatgagtaaaaaatgaattgaatgttgtatcaAATAAacagaaatgaataaaaataataatgttagaTAATTGAGAAACATTCATAAATGAATAtggttttctcactaagtatggaaattacctgagaattaattaattaattaattaaagtttaaaaatagaattaaattaattgattattgTGAATCAATTGAAggtagaaaattaaatatattttctcatagattcttttatggtaaagttattatgattttaacgaataagaattaaattgagaaaattatttaattgggaaattaaattatttatttaaattaaattatgatgtttaatttagaaaatagaaaaacatgtattgtgttggatttaattataaagtgTGTGTTAAAAGTCAATGAAGTACTTATAATTGACCCCGATACTGGAGAGACCCAAAAGCTCGTCTTATTGAATATAAGGgacgacaaaccctagtatgtttaactagggttgtcgccTCTCTCTTTCATAGTTCAATTAGGagattatttttctattaaatagacATATATGCTTCTACTAATTTAATAAGggttttactttcttttcctataaatagatggcatcagtaaagataaaaataaaaatgagtaaTATACAACTTTGAGATGTTATTCTGCccgaaaatagtgaaaatttatttttaaatataaattttatttctattcgtttctattagaaaatattttattttcatactgaaagtaaagtaaataattttttattttgtgtttgattcaaaTTTGTTCGAgtccacactcgaagcagtttaTAGTATGAGAATAACGAAAAAAATCGTTCGATTGAAAATCGAGAACATCTAAAATTTGTCTCACTCAAGCACAAATATATTTCAGGAAAAATttcttattataaatattgcaaaccaattatcaaaattttattttttttattgtaaaaaatcatttttaaaccGAATTTTTTCTAACAATATATCTCCCCAGTCCCCACAGTTTCCTATTGTTGGAGTTAATTTCGAGGTCGCGTACAAGACGCAGGAAATGAAATCAATGTCGGGAGTAGTAATTCGAAATCATGAAGCTGATGTGGAGGCTCGTGTAGCGGTTCATGTACTCCGTTTTGTGATTGATATGGGTTTTAACTGAACAGAACTCGAAGGTGACTCATTGGTGGTTATCCAGAAGCTGACAAATCGTACCCCTGATAGATCAAGCATTCGGCCTACTATAACAGATGGCAAAGAGCTAGCGGTTGGTTGTACTCAATGCATTTTCAGACATAACAGAAGAGGTACCAAGGTTGCTCATTTAATTGCTAAAGAAGGATTTATCAGTTAAACAACATCTTTTGGGTAGAAGAAGTAATTGCAGTGGCGCGTGAACAAGTGAGACTCGACCGATGGTGGATTGACCCGCCCGACTGAAGAAGACCGCGGTGTTTCGGGAATGGTGCATGCATGTGAGGATTTTGGAAGCTCCCTTCTTTTGTTCAGTTAATTTCTTCGTCAAGAAGAAGAGCGGTTTTGAGGGCTATTCTGATACTTTTGCTTTGGCATTTTGATGTCTCGTTTTCTGAGAAATGTTTACGCTCTTTATTGTTTGCTGACCATTTCATAGATTTAAATGGCTAGCCTTTTCGGGTTTCTATAGTATTAGCCAGTTGTGTGTCGTGGTCACTGTATTCTCTCTTTCTTTaatgaattaattgaattatattcttcGACGATTAAGATaacattattacattttattttgatataatttttattatttattaaatattattataaattatattgaaattttaacaaatagtttataatattttcatattttattagtaaatgtaatatttttttagaaatatagaaatatttagatataaaataataatttttgtatgaattaGAGGAGAATGACAAAGCCGACTCAAACGTAGACTACACCTATGGTAATAAGGactgaaattttataaattattatttttaatcaaaagataaatttcTTGAGTCAAACAATATGATATTATTACTTGTCTGTTttatttaatcaaccaaacttGGCAATACATATTACATCCTTATTTCATTTGCATTAAATAacagattttaaattattttattagtaattacACACAGCTTTCTTTTATCCGGAAGTAAAGAAAAGCCCAAGGACAAAATGGGCAAAACGGTGAATACATAAacaaatcgaaataaaaaaaaatcccagGGTAGAAAAGGAAgacacaaattttaaaaatttgaatgattttttctatttaaaaataatattagctctaaattttaaaattcggaAATTACAGGTCTGAATTCTAAATTTGACTGACAGGGATAAATAAACGCTGCCCTTCTTTCGAATTTTTCTTTCAGGAGTTGTCTCTTAATCTCCATCTCcaccattttttttcctttttaaatctTTATTTGGTTGGATAAGCAATAAGATTATGAGAATTCGAAAGAACAAGAAGCTATCGTGGTTAATATATCCGCAAGGTCCAAGGGCTGAGAGTGTTCACGTTTGCCGGCTGAACCAGTCACCGTGGGATGTGAATCCTTTACCTCAAGAACCGTACCCTTCATATCTCCACCACCGAGTAATTAACACTTTCTCGTCGctctttattttccttgtttgtTTCTTATACCAGATCTACTTGCTTCTCCCTCACCATTGCGCTCCCTTTATCTACattcctcttttttctttttagggtTTTCCCCGTTTAGGGTTTAAACAAGACCCTAAATCCTCTCGTTATCGTCTATTTTCCCTTCAGAATACTCGATTTTGGTTAAAGGATCTTCGTCGTTTCATTGTATTAGTTTTTTACTCGGGTTAGcttagtttattattttcttcttctcttttttctgAAATAATCCAGTTAGAATATGAAGATAGTTTTAATGGAAATGGGGGCATTGGCGATTCTGTCGGTGCTGTTGAGAGGTAATTTACTTCGTATTCTTCGATTCCACTCCTTTTTATCAATTTGCATCATGGTATTGTAtgtattagggtttttctttaaaaaaaaacgaaaagaaTAGGGCGAGTTCTTGAAAGTAAAAAACCCAGTTTGTGTGTCTTGAAAAGTGTTGCGTTATTGCTCGAAACGCAGCGAGGCTACGATGGTGGGGAGTAAAGAGCAAGCGATTATGAAAGTGGGAGGCATGATTATCGATGATAATGGCGATAACGATGAGATTAAAACAGCCAAGAAGACCCAATGCCAAGAAGAGGAGGCTTTGCTGCAATCTTCCAACAACAACAGCAGTAGCAGCAGCAGCGATGGTGGAAACAATATGAATCCCACATCGTTGACCAGCAAGAAAGCCGATAATCAGTTGACTAGGAGCCGCCGTGGATCACGAGCCCGAACATCCAGGAGAGGTGGCTCATCATCGGCATCGAACCTGAATGATTTCTACTATTATTCTGGGTTTGGGCCGTCGTGGGGAAAAAGGAGACACGGCGGTGATAAAGAAAGCGAAAACAGCAAGAATCTCGTAGAGGTTGAAAACAACGACAGTGTTACCACTGCCCAAAACAATTCGACGCTGTCGTCTTCTTCACAAATCGATGACAATGAGGAATTTGATTATGTcgaggaggaggaggaagaggaTGACGAAAATGAATATAGTGGCGAGAAACGAACGAGAAAGCCCATTAAAGCAAGATCGTTAAAGTCActaatgtgaaaaaaaaaaggtgtggGTTGTTTCAACTTAGCTGAAATGATTGTGTTTTTTCGTTGATTTTATGGTAATTGTCTTTTagatttttactaattttaatttcttcgcTAATTTGCTCGTGAGTCGAGTGGTCGACCAATATGGATACCTTAGTTAATATCTGAAAGGGTAGGGGTTTTTTTTGTAATTCCATCatattatatccttttattttgcTGCGATGATATTTTATAGATGGGGACGAAAATCTTTGCTCAAAATAGTGCCCCGTTTAATGTCATGTTTCTACTCCATAAGTACAGTTTTTTATTTGGAAgattatttctattgaaataatGTCTACTTTTTTTCATAcacttcaaaaaattatatcttATACTTGTAATAGAGCCCAATTGACCCAGGGCCAGGAACAGTCCAACAATTACAGGCCCAACAAAACTAACCTAAGCCCAAAATAACCCTGGcccaaagcaaaataaaaaagaaagaacccTAGCCCTAAGGAGCGCCGCAGCAAGCCTTCAGGCGCGCCCAGCAGCCTCGCGTCGCGCCTAACCCCCAGTCGCCGCACAACTCGGAGGTCGACCCCTCTCCGCGCACGTCACCTGCGAAAACACGGACTTAGAGAGTCCCAGAGAGAAGAAACAGCAAAAACAACATTtagattgttttattttctttattttcggcCTATAAAAGGCCTATCAAATCTGTAAAAGGGGATATGGTATTAACGGAGAAATACACagagaaattgaaagaaaatacagatattaaacttgtttttcaaaggtgatttttgtttttttttattttacagcgtttgttttattttttcgaaacttttcttgttttttttttcttttatttttcatcattattttgtttaaaataaaaaaaagggaaggatcTTACCCCATTCGTTGAGAACGCTGGACCGGTGGCCATCTCCGTCATGATCGAACCTTGGCGGCGTGAAGCATGGCATAAGGACGCTAGGGTTccaaaccctagcagagcaaaCAAGAGGAGcggtttttttttgtgtgtgtcaTTCGGGTAAATGACTTTTAGaggaaaaatttgttttaaataatgatCAAAAGCAGCCGCCGTTTCGTCCGTGCCCTCGACCATGCGGTGACCCGAccgaaggggaggatccgcgcttGGCTTCAATGGGAATTTGCAAATTGGCCCTCCCTTTTGCAACGCGTTTCAGATTAAatcctgtttttctttttaaattggttcgCAAATTTCAATTTTGCTTCAATTTGGCCTATcactgcgcagcgttttgggaaggcgggaataatttcccttttagtcctccCTTGTTTCCTGCGCATTCAAAGTggtcttttttttcatttatttcaaatttgtttttttcttttgttcaatttaatccatttttgaactattttactattttactatttaattatttatttattattatattatatcattatgtattattatattatttattactattgtcattattttatttgtacaTACGTCGTTCtcttatttaatacatatatatgcatttttccCTAGTATACTTGCATGtctttacaatatatatatatatatatatatatatatatatataaatgcattttATGTAGTATATGCATACCTGCACACATTTAatacactttttttatttttcattttatttcttaacttctatatacatatatatacattttcataatttcttaatatattttttattttataaatacatgcatttttacaaaacatatatatcttttatatttaatttttgaaaacatttgttttactttacttttgtaattatataagcatgcttgtaaatttatttgtatattatacctacttgtatatatatatttataaatatttattcatatatgtttgaaattagaATATCCGTTTCATGTTGTACCTTAACCCTTTTTAGCatctcttttaaaaatatatgttgattttctcaaagtatttaaatcgtcctattttataaattccaaaatatttggcattcatgattctcgtgaaagatcgtgtcctaacttactggatcgcgattatttttcgatgaatttagaaagccaagtatttattttacaataaattcacaaattttaaataaaagcttattctcgggaattcaaaatgttgggtcctaacttactggtcatgacattttcttttcgagataagaattttcaaaagcaaaaggcaatattcgggtattttggagatttaaaaacattgtgccctaactcactgggtgtggtgttttatttctttgaaatgtgaatgtcttactttttttattcatgaaataaagagttttcttttaaaatcttttcaaattttcgtcACCAAGacattaacaaaaatcaatttggtaccaattttgggcgttacgagggtgctaatccttcctcgtgcgtaactgactcccgaacctgttttctcaaatttcgcaaaccaaaattatttttttaaggtgggccgatcacaccttaatgaGGTTAGGCAGTTATTCTATTTGAATTATGGAGATTTGCCTTATTTACTTGAcatgaaggtagacaagcatttgtttcgagctcttgcccagttttggaatccgGCCTACAGTTGCTTCACATTCGGGAAGGttgatttggtgcctacgatagagGAGTACACAGCTTTACTTCGGTGTTCGAAGGTTCAGGTAGATAGAATTTATTCGAAAGCGGTAAATGTACCGACCTTCTTGAAGAAGCTGATAAAtataacagggatgagtgagcagtgggttacGGCtcggattaagcaaaaggggaTAGCAGGTGTATTCCCTGGAAAAGTTTGAGGGACCTCATTTTAACACACCCAGATGTGAGGAAGAAAGTAGACGTCTTTGCTTTGAGTATATATGGCTTGATTGTGTTTCCTAAGATTTTGGGGTATATTGACGAGGCGGTCACTGATTTATTTGATCGACTTGATAAGGGAGTTACGCCAGTTCCGGtgattttggcagaaacctttaGGTCATTAAATGCATGTCGAAGAACGGGAGATGgcagatttattggatgtgccCAGCTATTACTTGGGTGGTTTcatagccacttttggaaggttgatAAGGTTTCATATCAGGTCTTCTCTGAGAGTTATTCACCGTTGAAAGAGATAGTGGCTACGTCAAGGAGAGATGATATTACAGAGGAGAAATGGATGGCAATCTTTCAGAATCTGCAAGAGGAGAACATCGAGTGGAGAGCTCCATGGTTGCTTCCAGATGATATCCTATATCGGTGTGGGGATTTTGACTGGGTTCCGTTGCTCGGGATTTGGGAAGCTGTTGGTTATACTCCATTGCTAGTATTAAGACAATACTGGTCAAGACAGTTTGTGCCTGCCACTCAAGGACTAGCTGGGTGTGAATTCTCATATAAGGATGATGGATACAAGAGGAAGGCTCGAGAGATGGCCAATGCATGGAACCAGACTCGTCGAATGAAGAGATTAGCCGTGGGTCCAGTGACAACTTCTGAGTACAACGAATGGCGTGTTAGAAGGATTAATGACAACATTCCTGGGCCAAGTTCAGAAAATGGTCAGTCGATAGAGGAGCATTTGCGTGTCGTCCCTTCTGAGCTGGAAATCATAAAGCAAGACTTCGAAAGAATAAATACAGCGTTAGAGAAGAAAatagagcaaatggaggaaGAAAATGTGAATTTAAAGTTGGACATAGATGTTCAAAAGTAGGAAACCGAAGGCCTGAGAAAAGGGAAGCGTAAAGTCGAGGAAGATCTGAACAGCTTGAAGACGGATTATAAGAGACTACATCTGTCAGTAAGAACTGCTGGGTTGGGAAAAACCTCAGAGCAGTGGCGTTAAGAGGTTCAAGAAGAAAAAGCCAAGGCTGGTAGATGGGAAGAAAGATTCCAAGAAGCCCAGATGCAAAATAGATCGCTTGAGAAGAGTTTGTTAGAAAATCAAGATGAAAGGGATAAACTAAGGGCTAGAGTGGCCGAACTTGAGAAGATTGTTCATCAATACCGAAATCGTAATTCAGTGGTGTAACTGCAAGCAAGTTTAAGCAGAATCAAGCAAATGAAGAAAACTATAGAAGAACTAGAGGTGGCATTGCAAAACTGTGAAGCCAGGATTGAGTATTTGGAGGCAAACAAAGATCATCAAAGCGAACAGCTTCACTATCTCTAGAATCAGGTCAGAAGTAGGGATCGTGTTATGGGACAAGCCTTGGttcagattcgagaagtagctgatccCTTACAAACTCTGGCAGTACAAGCTGACACGTTGAGCGTGAAGTATGAATTGGAGTCAGACCGGGGACGGGAGTTAGCCTCGTTGCTTCAAAAAATCAAGGTCTTAAGTATTAGGGTGAAGTCGTATTTGTAGTCTATTCTATGTAAAGGGATTtgttttctaataaagttttccaagtggaattgaattataattaacgCCTTTCTTGCATTCATCTCATGcatcgcatcatatgcattaagaaCCTTTAATTGGTcctaatcaattaaaattactggtcagttaacctggaaaccaaccaaccaacccgacaccgatacggcactcgagcaaagacaaaagatatggatcagagattagaaAAGCTCGAACAGTACCAGAAGGAGTTGCAAGACCAGCTTCAGCTACAAatgcaggagcggttagacaagatgaaacaagagatgtctgagaagatgcgagaatcccaagaagatatagtggcaaagttaacccAACTGATAACTAAGGGAGGTGATAAAGGAAAGAGCCTCATGGCAAATGTCGATGAGGGAActgatgatgaaattttttaccctccaggtttcacccctccacatATGCGAGCCCAAGCTGAGTACCCGCGTAAATCTACTATCACTATCATGCCTCAGCAGCTTCAGGCTGGTATTTTGAACCTCCAAACTGGGCCGGGTTCTAATCCCAaaaataatcctattaactctgccattcctgactttgatgaagtggttgagaaggAAAGAGTGAAGGAGGAGTTACCGAGACAGCTAGAGGAAAGATGCAAGTGGCTcgaggagaagttcaaggcgATAGAGGTCACTGAGAGTTGTCGAGGCATTGACGCaaaagagctgagtttagtgccagatttagtactccctcacaagtttaagatgcctgaattaCAATGGGACAAGCTGCCCAGAagctcacatcaccatgttctgcagacgaATGGCGGGATATGTTAACAACAACCAACTCCTGATACAATGTTTCCAAGACAGCCTTgtaggggcagcatccaaatggtacaattaGTTGAGTCGTGCCAcaattggttcatggagggacctgGCACAATCGTTCATGAAACAATGtagtcatgtgacagacatggctcctgatagaatcacccttcaaaacatggagaagaagccgagtGAAAGCTTCAGGCAGTACGCgtagagatggagggaggtcgcagtccaagttcagccaccgctcctggaaaaggaaatgaccatGTTGTTCATTAACACCCTGAAGGCACCgttcattacacatatgttaggaagtgccacaaaaagctttcctgacatagtcatgaatggtgagATGACTGAGAACGCCATCAGGAGTGAGAAGATCGATGCTGGAGAGAGTAACAGAAGATCGGCTTTGAAGAGGAAGGAAAACGAGGTGAACAACACGAGCATGTAAAACAAGGGTTATTCGAAGTCAGTAACAGTGAGTCAGCCAGGGAAGGTGGCTGCCAGCCAGCATAGCTCGTCGAGACAGGAGGTCGGTACAAGGCGAAATATTGAGAGGCCCCAATTCACACCAATTCCTATGTCATACAAGGAACTGTAC
The Gossypium raimondii isolate GPD5lz chromosome 8, ASM2569854v1, whole genome shotgun sequence DNA segment above includes these coding regions:
- the LOC105791615 gene encoding uncharacterized protein LOC105791615; translation: MRIRKNKKLSWLIYPQGPRAESVHVCRLNQSPWDVNPLPQEPYPSYLHHRLEYEDSFNGNGGIGDSVGAVESEATMVGSKEQAIMKVGGMIIDDNGDNDEIKTAKKTQCQEEEALLQSSNNNSSSSSSDGGNNMNPTSLTSKKADNQLTRSRRGSRARTSRRGGSSSASNLNDFYYYSGFGPSWGKRRHGGDKESENSKNLVEVENNDSVTTAQNNSTLSSSSQIDDNEEFDYVEEEEEEDDENEYSGEKRTRKPIKARSLKSLM